Proteins co-encoded in one Arachis stenosperma cultivar V10309 chromosome 7, arast.V10309.gnm1.PFL2, whole genome shotgun sequence genomic window:
- the LOC130942262 gene encoding UPF0481 protein At3g47200-like, giving the protein MANSNPRDAAIMKIKAKMEKAHPLFTDECCIYRVPHEIRKLNEDAYTPKVVSIGPFHHGNEKLVNMEGQKTMYFKEFIERTETKNLESFVSCVQELEPKVRGCYSDDIKLREEEHVMVILVDCCFILEILIRSYFHQRSSHDAFFLSPRLSTYLKYDLLLLENQVPFFVLEKLYNLAFPSTSNPSLLTLTRSILPHVIISGNRGGLSLTNVGRIAHFTDLTRKLLLLSSDLSISKCSREAHVTHLYSATQLREAGVKFEVNKASKCLLDLQLSGHTFRIPFIRVEDFTEVVLRNLLAFEQCHCMDEAYLTDFIFVIDFLIDTDKDVDLLIKKGIIENWLGDSNAVAKMFNGLAVNILTSDVNEKYCCILKGLNDFCEKPWNRKVATLKRDYCNTPWRTVASIAAIFLLILTVVQTVFSILQVVL; this is encoded by the coding sequence ATGGCAAATTCGAATCCTCGTGACGCTGCAATAATGAAGATTAAAGCAAAGATGGAGAAGGCACACCCTCTCTTTACAGATGAATGCTGCATCTATAGGGTGCCTCATGAGATTCGCAAGCTCAACGAAGATGCATATACTCCAAAGGTTGTTTCGATTGGTCCTTTTCACCATGGAAACGAAAAATTGGTAAACATGGAGGGCCAGAAAACAATGTATTTCAAAGAATTCATTGAAAGAACCGAGACAAAGAACCTGGAAAGTTTTGTGAGTTGCGTGCAAGAACTGGAGCCAAAGGTTCGTGGTTGCTACTCAGATGACATCAAGCTTAGAGAGGAAGAACATGTTATGGTAATATTGGTGGACTGCTGCTTCATATTAGAGATTTTAATCAGGTCCTATTTCCATCAGCGGTCAAGTCATGATGCCTTTTTTCTGTCACCTCGGTTATCGACCTATTTGAAATATGATTTGTTGTTGCTTGAGAATCAAGTCCCTTTCTTTGTTCTTGAGAAGCTTTACAATCTAGCTTTTCCTTCTACCTCAAATCCTTCACTGTTAACTCTCACTCGTTCTATCCTTCCTCATGTTATCATTTCTGGTAATAGGGGTGGGCTATCCTTAACCAATGTTGGTAGAATAGCTCATTTCACAGACCTAACAAGAAAGCTTCTGTTATTATCTTCTGACTTATCAATCTCTAAATGCTCAAGAGAAGCACATGTAACACACCTCTATAGTGCAACTCAGCTGAGGGAAGCAGGAGTGAAGTTTGAGGTAAACAAAGCTAGTAAATGCTTACTAGACTTGCAACTTTCTGGTCATACTTTTAGAATTCCATTCATTAGAGTGGAGGACTTTACCGAAGTTGTTTTGAGAAATTTGTTAGCTTTCGAGCAATGTCACTGTATGGACGAAGCCTACCTCACTGACTTCATCTTTGTCATTGATTTTCTTATCGACACAGACAAAGATGTGGATTTGTTGATTAAGAAAGGAATAATTGAGAATTGGTTAGGTGATAGCAATGCAGTGGCTAAAATGTTCAATGGTCTTGCCGTGAACATTTTGACTTCAGATGTTAATGAGAAATATTGTTGTATTCTTAAAGGCTTGAATGATTTCTGTGAGAAGCCTTGGAACAGAAAAGTAGCAACTTTGAAGCGCGACTACTGCAACACTCCGTGGAGGACGGTAGCTTCCATTGCTGCCATTTTTCTGCTTATTCTCACTGTTGTTCAGACAGTATTCTCGATCCTCCAAGTTGTACTCTAG
- the LOC130939223 gene encoding UPF0481 protein At3g47200-like codes for MEGPKRIFCRQFIERSITNNLESFVSCVQELEPTVRSCYSDNIKLTEEEHVMVILVDCCFILEFLLKFHFGSTHHDAIILPQNLKSPIAYDLLLLENQVPFFVLEKLYNLAFDSPPFPLLGLAFYIVLYSIIIPNNILFGHIQALSIENEIAHFIESNEDEIAHFIDLSRKFLLTSSRLLQPSASGCLREPEFPHIYSATELSEAGIKFKVNKNSKCMLDLEFSGHCLRVPSISVTAITEAILRNLIAFEQCHCMKESYLADYIVALDFLINTEKDVDLLIKKGIIENWLGDSKAVAKMFNGLALPVLNPDFNVQYIRIFKELNAFCGHPCNKKVATLRRDYCNTPWKTVASIAGIFLLVLTVIQTVFSILQVVH; via the coding sequence ATGGAGGGGCCAAAAAGAATATTTTGTAGACAGTTCATTGAAAGATCTATCACAAACAACTTGGAAAGTTTTGTTAGTTGCGTGCAAGAGCTGGAACCAACGGTTCGTAGTTGTTACTCAGATAACATCAAGCTTACTGAGGAAGAACATGTTATGGTGATATTGGTGGATTGCTGCTTTATATTAGAATTTTTACTCAAGTTCCATTTTGGGAGTACACATCATGATGCCATTATTCTGCCACAAAATTTAAAGAGTCCTATAGCATATGATTTGTTGTTGCTTGAGAATCAAGTCCCTTTCTTTGTTCTTGAGAAGCTTTATAACCTAGCTTTTGATTCTCCTCCATTTCCATTACTAGGGCTCGCTTTTTATATTGTTCTGTATAGTATCATCATTCCTAATAATATCCTGTTTGGTCATattcaagccttatccatcgaGAATGAAATAGCTCATTTTATAGAATCCAACGAGGATGAAATAGCTCATTTCATAGATCTATCAAGAAAATTTCTGTTAACATCCTCTCGCTTATTGCAGCCATCAGCCTCTGGATGCTTAAGAGAACCAGAGTTCCCCCATATTTATAGTGCCACTGAGTTGAGTGAAGCAGGAATAAAGTTTAAGGTAAACAAAAATAGCAAATGCATGCTAGATTTGGAATTTTCAGGTCATTGTTTGAGAGTCCCATCTATTAGCGTGACAGCCATTACTGAAGCTATTTTGAGAAATTTGATAGCTTTTGAGCAATGCCACTGTATGAAGGAATCTTACCTCGCTGACTATATTGTAGCCTTGGATTTCCTTATCAACACAGAAAAAGATGTAGATTTGCTTATTAAGAAAGGAATAATTGAGAATTGGTTAGGTGATAGCAAGGCAGTGGCTAAAATGTTCAATGGTCTTGCACTGCCTGTTTTAAATCCAGATTTCAATGTGCAATATATCCGTATTTTCAAAGAGTTGAATGCTTTCTGTGGCCACCCTTGCAACAAAAAAGTCGCAACTTTGAGGCGCGACTACTGCAACACTCCATGGAAGACAGTAGCTTCAATTGCTGGAATTTTTCTGCTTGTTCTCACTGTTATTCAGACAGTATTTTCTATCCTCCAAGTGGTACACTAG
- the LOC130939224 gene encoding uncharacterized protein LOC130939224, which yields MKPYPALSFLTLTRSLTPSVPPRLPLNTELQLLQSPLSTLSTHSHSHSHPQSPSSPFTIALPSTSPLKLALRSSVLTPHARRVAVTVALRSSWVLATAAAPYSRRRCWSRSWAPGSCPLALWPLGMLVGPLALWVSLSVFIAAAPRLLVLCSSPLSYQISD from the exons ATGAAACCCTACCCGGCTTTGAGCTTCCTCACTCTCACTCGGTCACTCACTCCCTCGGTCCCTCCCAGGCTCCCACTCAACACAGAGCTTCAGCTTCTCCAGTCTCCACTCTCCACCCTCTCCACCCATAGTCACTCTCACTCACACCCGCAGTCACCGTCCTCACCCTTCACGATCGCACTTCCGTCGACCTCACCCCTCAAGCTCGCACTTCGGAGTTCCGTCCTCACCCCTCACGCTCGCAGAGTCGCAGTCACCGTCGCTCTTCGGTCCTCCTGGGTTCTAGCCACCGCTGCTGCTCCGTATAGCCGTCGTCGCTGCTGGTCTCGGTCCTGGGCTCCTGGGTCCTGTCCTCTCGCTCTCTGGCCTCTGGGTATGCTCGTCGGTCCTCTCGCTCTCTGGGTCTCCTTGTCTGTCTTCATCGCCGCTGCTCCTCGCCTCCTGGTCCTCTGCTCATCACCACTGTCATATCAGATTTCTG ATTGA